The genomic DNA AACAGCGCCGGGTTGGCATACGGGAAGATCGCCTGCTGGTGCTTGAGGATCCCCACCCACACGGTCGGTCCCAGCACCAGCAGCACCACCGCCGACACCAGCCCCGCCAGGCTGCCAGCCACCGCGCCGCGCGTGGTCAGCCCCTTCCAGAACATCGACAGGAACAGCACCGGGAAATTGACCGACGCGGCGATCGCCAGCACCAGCCCGGACAGGAAGGCGATGTTCTGCTTCTCGAACATCACGCCCAGCACCATCGCCAGCAGGCCGATCACCAGCGTGGCGATCTTCGACACGCGGATCTCGTCCTTCTCGCTGGCCTGCCCCCGGCGGAACACATTGGCATACAGGTCATGCGACACCGCCGACGCGCCCGACAGCGCCAGCCCCGCCACCACCGCCAGGATGGTCGCGAATGCCACCGCCGAGATAAAGCCGAGGAACAGGTCGCCGCCGATCACGTGCGACAGGTGCACGGCCACCATATTGCTGCCGCCGATCAGCTTGCCCGCGGCGTCGCGATAGGCCGGGTCCGCGCCCACCATCACGATCGCGCCGAAGCCCACCACCAGGATCAGCACGTAGAAGTAGCCGATAAAGCCGGTGGCGTAGAGCACGGACTTGCGCGCCTCCTTCGCATCCGCCACGGTGAAGAAGCGCATCAGGATGTGCGGCAGGCCGGCGGTGCCGAACATCATGCCGACGCCCAGCGAGATCGCATCGATCGGGTTGGACACCAGTCCGCCGGGCGACAGGATCGCGGCGCCCTTGTCATGCACCCTGGCGGCGCTGGCGAACATGGCTTCGGGGCTGAAGCCGAAATAGGCCAGCACCATCACCGCCATGAAGGTCACGCCGCCGAGCAGCAGCAGCGCCTTGATGATCTGCACCCAGGTGGTGGCGAGCATGCCGCCGAACATCACGTACAGCACCATCAGCGCGCCGACGATGACCACCGCCGATTCATAGCTGGTGCCGAACAGCAGCTCGATCAGCTTGCCCGCGCCGACCATCTGCGCGACCAGGTACATGATCACGACCGTCAGCGTGCCGCACGCGGCGGTGATGCGCACCGGCTTCTGCGCGAGCCGGTACGAGACCACGTCGGCAAAGGTGTAGCGGCCCAGGTTGCGCAGGCGCTCGGCGACGATGAACAGGATGATCGGCCATCCGGCCACCACGCCGAGCGCGTAGATCAGGCCGTCGTAGCCCTTGTCGAACATCATGGCCGAGATGCCGAGGAACGACGCGGCCGACACCATGTCGCCGGCGATCGCCAGGCCGTTCTGGAAGCCGGTAAGGCCGCCGCCGGCCGCATAGAAGTCCGACGCCGAACGCGTGCGCCGCGCGGCCCAGCGGGTGATGCCGAGCGTGAACAGGACGAACAGCATGAACATCACGATGGCGCTCCAGTTCAGCGGCCGCTGCGCGGCTTCGCCCTGGATCGCGGGGGCCGCCGTGGCAGCGGTGCTTGCCAGCCCGCACAGGGCCGCGCAGAGGAAACGGTGTACCGGCTTCATGCTTCGCACTCCTTGCGCACGCGTTCGTTGAGCGGGTCCAGGTCGCGGTTGGCGCGGTGGACGTAAATGGCGGTCAGCAGCACCGCGGCGAAGATCACCGCGACGCCGACGGGGATGCCGACGGTCATGACGCCGCCGGCGAGCGGCTTGCCGAGCGTGGCGGGCGAGAAAGCCAGCAGCAGGATGAAGCCGAAGTAGACCGCCAGCATGACCAGCGTCAGCGACCAGCCCAGGCGCGTGCGGCCGTGGGTTAGGCGGATAAAGTCGGGGTGGTTCTGGATGGCTTCCAGTTGTCGCGCGTCCATGGTTGTCTCCTTTGGCGCAGGGGTGGCGTGGCGGCTCTGGGTGGCGCCTTTTTTTGGTAAATCGGTTGAAGTCAATCTGCCGGCGGTTTGCTCCCCTCTCCCGCGCGCGGGAGAGGGGCCGGGGTGAGGGCCGGCGTGTGGCAAGCACGATGCGCTGCCACTTCGTGGAGGCTCCCGCCCTCACCCCCACCCCTCTCCCGCAAGCTGTATGGACCGGGGACATAGGTAACAGGTGTGCCAGGACATGGGTAACACTTTTCCCGCTTAGTCAGCGGGAGGAAAACGTTGCCCTGGAGCCAAACCACCGTGAAGCAGCAAAGAGAAGAGTTCGTCCGCCTGGCACGCCAGGCGGACGCCAATATTGCGGAGCTTTGCCGCCGCTTCTGCATCAGCCGCAAGACCGGCTACAAGTGGTTGAACCGAGAGGATCTGGACGACCGAACTCGGCGGCCACATAGCTCTCCCGGCCGAACTCCAGCTGCCATCGAAGAGAGCGTGCTAGCGATACGAGCCGAACATTCGGCCTGGGGCGCCCGCAAGATCGCACGCGTGCTGGAGCGCGACCACCGCATCCAAATCGCCCCGAGCACAGTCAATTGGGTGCTGCGCCGCCATGGCTTGATCGATCCGGCCGCCAGCGCGGCCGCTACAGCATGGCAGCGCTTCGAGCACGACCGGCCCAATGCACTATGGCAAATTGACTTCAAAGGCCACTTCGCTACCGACACGCAGAGGTGCCACCCGCTCACGGTCTTGGACGATCACTCCCGGTTCAATGTGCTGCTCAAGGCCTTGGGCAACGAACAGTTTGAATCCGTACAGGAAGCGTTAGAGATGGCTTTTGCGCGCTATGGGCTGCCCGAACGGATCAATGCAGACAACGGCCCGCCCTGGGGTTCCCCAGTGCCCCGAGCATTAACCACGCTGGGCGCGTGGCTGATTCGCCTGGGCGTGCGGCTCAGTCATAGCCGACCTGGCCATCCTCAGACCAACGGTAAGGACGAGCGCTTCCATCGAACCATGCAGGCTGAGCTGTTGGCCAACCAGCGTTTCCGGGATCTGGACGATGCCCAGCAGCACTTCAGCCATTGGCGCCACGTGTACAACTTCAAGCGCCCCCACCACGCGCTGGATATGGAGACCCCCGCAAGCCGCTATGCGCCTAGCCCACGGGCGATGCCGCGCGAACTCCCGCCCATCGAGTACGGCAGCAATGACATCGTGCGAAAGGTAGGCGACGGCGGGCGCATCTGCTTCCGAGGAAAGACGTTCCGGGTCGGACGAGCCTTGGTCGGAACGCCCGTAGCGCTGCGCCCTCGCGTGGATCTGGACGGCACCTTTGACGTCTACTTCTGCCATCAAAAGGTCGCCACAATAGACCTACAGCAGGCCGATTAAACTGGAGACTGGACTGTTACCCATGTCCTGGCACATGTGTTACCCATGTCCCCGGTCCATACAGCAAGCGGGAGAGGGGAGCCTTTGCCAGGGGTGTGGGTGAAAAGCAGCGCTGTCAGATCGCCCCGACCGGCTGCTCGTGCGTAACCTTCGGCCGCATATCCAGCACGCGCCGTGCCTTGCCCACCGTGGTGCGCTCGATCCCCTCGGCCGCCACCACCTGCACCCGCGTGGTCACGCCGACATAGGTCTTGATCTGGTCCTTCAGGTCGCGCTCCAGCTCCGCCCGGTCATCCGCCGACAGCGACGAAGACCGCTCCGGCCGCGCCTCGACCCGAACTTCCAGCTTGTCGAGGTGCCCGTCGCGCGTCACCACCAGCTGGTACTGCGGCGCCAGCGCAGGCGCCTTCAGGATCAGTTCCTCGATCTGCGACGGGAACACATTGACGCCACGGATAATCAGCATGTCGTCCGAGCGTCCGGTGATCTTGCCGATGCGGCGCATCGAACGCGAAGTCGGCGGCAGCAGGCGCGTCAGGTCGCGCGTGCGATAGCGGATCACCGGCAGCGCTTCCTTGGTCAGCGAGGTGAACACCAGCTCGCCCTCCGCGCCATCGGGCAACACCTCGCCGGTCACCGGGTCGATGATCTCGGCATAGAAATGGTCTTCCCAGATCACCGGGCCGTCCTTGCTCTCGATGCATTCGCACGCCACGCCCGGCCCCATCACTTCGGACAGGCCATAGATGTCCACCGCGTCGATGCCCGCACGCGCCTCGATCTCCGCGCGCATCGCGTCGGTCCAGGGCTCGGCGCCGAAGATGCCGACCTTCAGCGAGCTTTCCGACGGGTCCATGCCCTGCCGCTCCATCTCCTCGATCAGGTTGAGCATGTACGACGGCGTCACCATGATGATATTGGGCTGGAACTCGCGGATCAGCTGTACCTGTTTCTCGGTCTGTCCGCCCGACATCGGAATCACCGTGCAGCCCGCCTTCTCGGCGCCGTAGTGCGCGCCCAGCCCGCCGGTGAACAGCCCGTAGCCATAGCTGACATGGACCAGGTCGCCGGCGCGCCCCCCTGCGGCGCGGATCGATCGCGCCACCACGCTCGCCCAGGTATCGATGTCCTTCGCGGTATAGCCGACCACGGTCGGCTTGCCCGTGGTGCCGCTCGACGCATGCACGCGCGCCACCTGCTCGCGCGGCACCGCGAACATGCCGAAGGGATAGTTGTCGCGCAGGTCCTGCTTGGTCAGGAACGGGAACTTCGACAGGTCCGACAGCGACTGCAGGTCGTCCGGATGCACCCCCGCCGCCGCAAATGCCTTGCGGTAGTGCGGGACATTGTCATAGGCATGGCGCACGCTCCATTTGAGCCGTTGCAGCTGGAGCGCCTGCAGTTCGTCGCGGCTGGCGCGCTCGATCGGCTCCAGCTCGTTGGGGTTGGGGTTGCGTTGCACCATTGTCTACTCCATCTCGTTATGAGGGCGCCGCAGGCAAGGGGGGCCGGCGCCGGGGTATTGCAGGCCTTGCGATCAGATATGCGAGCGGCTCTGGACCACGCGGAAGCGGTTGGCGACGAAGGCCGCATCGGACAGCGATGCATTGGCCGCCGGGTTGGCACCGGTGGCGTGGAAATCGCTGAACGCGGCGGACTGGTTGACGAACACGCCGCCGGTCAGGTTGAGCGACAGCGCCACGCCGGCATCTTCAGCGGCATCGCGGATGCTTTCGGTCACGCCGGCATCGGTGGTGTAGGCCGACAGCGTCAATGCGCCATGCGTCTTCGCGCCGCGGTGCGCCAGTTCAATGCTGTGCGCGGTGCTGTCAGTCGCCACGACGAAGGAGATCGGGCCGAACAGTTCCTGCATGATCTTCGCTTCGTCCGTGGCATCGACCTTCAGCACCAGCGGCGTGCGGATGCGCGCGTCACGAAACTCGGGATGCTCCAGCGCGCGGCTGTCGGCGACAATCTCGCCCAGCGCGCGTGACGCTTCGATCCGCTCCACCACGCCGTCGTTCTGGATCGCACCGATCAGTTCCACCGCCTTGGCCGGATCGCCGGTCAGCTTGCTGATGGCTTCGCCGATCGCCGCGGCAACCTGGTCGAAGCTGACGCGCCCTTCCGGCGTATCGATGCCGTCCTTCGGCACGTAGATGTTCTGCGGCGCGGTGCACATCTGGCCCGAGTACAGCGACAGCGAGAAGGCGATATTGCGCACCATGCCCTTGAAGTCGCTGGTGGAGTCAATGACGATCTGGTTGACGCCGGCCTTCTCGGTGTACACCTGCGCCTGGTGCGCGTTGCGCTCGAGCCAGTCGCCGTTGGCGGTGCTGCCGGTGAAATCGATCAGGCGCACTTCCGGGCGCAGCGCCAGCTTCGATGCCATGCGCTCGCTCGGGTCGTTGGCCACCAGCGTGACGAGGTTCGGGTCGAAGCCGGCTTCTTCCAGCACTTCACGCGCCACCTCGACGGTGATCGCCAGCGGCAGGATCGCGCCCGGATGCGGCTTGACCACCACCGCGTTGCC from Cupriavidus taiwanensis includes the following:
- a CDS encoding cation acetate symporter, which encodes MKPVHRFLCAALCGLASTAATAAPAIQGEAAQRPLNWSAIVMFMLFVLFTLGITRWAARRTRSASDFYAAGGGLTGFQNGLAIAGDMVSAASFLGISAMMFDKGYDGLIYALGVVAGWPIILFIVAERLRNLGRYTFADVVSYRLAQKPVRITAACGTLTVVIMYLVAQMVGAGKLIELLFGTSYESAVVIVGALMVLYVMFGGMLATTWVQIIKALLLLGGVTFMAVMVLAYFGFSPEAMFASAARVHDKGAAILSPGGLVSNPIDAISLGVGMMFGTAGLPHILMRFFTVADAKEARKSVLYATGFIGYFYVLILVVGFGAIVMVGADPAYRDAAGKLIGGSNMVAVHLSHVIGGDLFLGFISAVAFATILAVVAGLALSGASAVSHDLYANVFRRGQASEKDEIRVSKIATLVIGLLAMVLGVMFEKQNIAFLSGLVLAIAASVNFPVLFLSMFWKGLTTRGAVAGSLAGLVSAVVLLVLGPTVWVGILKHQQAIFPYANPALFSMTLAFAAAWLVSVLDRSAQASAERQRYGAQFVRAMTGIGAAGASQH
- a CDS encoding DUF485 domain-containing protein, which encodes MDARQLEAIQNHPDFIRLTHGRTRLGWSLTLVMLAVYFGFILLLAFSPATLGKPLAGGVMTVGIPVGVAVIFAAVLLTAIYVHRANRDLDPLNERVRKECEA
- a CDS encoding IS481 family transposase: MPWSQTTVKQQREEFVRLARQADANIAELCRRFCISRKTGYKWLNREDLDDRTRRPHSSPGRTPAAIEESVLAIRAEHSAWGARKIARVLERDHRIQIAPSTVNWVLRRHGLIDPAASAAATAWQRFEHDRPNALWQIDFKGHFATDTQRCHPLTVLDDHSRFNVLLKALGNEQFESVQEALEMAFARYGLPERINADNGPPWGSPVPRALTTLGAWLIRLGVRLSHSRPGHPQTNGKDERFHRTMQAELLANQRFRDLDDAQQHFSHWRHVYNFKRPHHALDMETPASRYAPSPRAMPRELPPIEYGSNDIVRKVGDGGRICFRGKTFRVGRALVGTPVALRPRVDLDGTFDVYFCHQKVATIDLQQAD
- the paaK gene encoding phenylacetate--CoA ligase PaaK codes for the protein MVQRNPNPNELEPIERASRDELQALQLQRLKWSVRHAYDNVPHYRKAFAAAGVHPDDLQSLSDLSKFPFLTKQDLRDNYPFGMFAVPREQVARVHASSGTTGKPTVVGYTAKDIDTWASVVARSIRAAGGRAGDLVHVSYGYGLFTGGLGAHYGAEKAGCTVIPMSGGQTEKQVQLIREFQPNIIMVTPSYMLNLIEEMERQGMDPSESSLKVGIFGAEPWTDAMRAEIEARAGIDAVDIYGLSEVMGPGVACECIESKDGPVIWEDHFYAEIIDPVTGEVLPDGAEGELVFTSLTKEALPVIRYRTRDLTRLLPPTSRSMRRIGKITGRSDDMLIIRGVNVFPSQIEELILKAPALAPQYQLVVTRDGHLDKLEVRVEARPERSSSLSADDRAELERDLKDQIKTYVGVTTRVQVVAAEGIERTTVGKARRVLDMRPKVTHEQPVGAI
- the paaN gene encoding phenylacetic acid degradation protein PaaN, which translates into the protein MSHPFFERHQALLEQATQAIATRGYWSPFAEMPSPKAYGETANADGKAVFEARLNQPFALAQPGTVGQAGKEVSPYGPELGITYPRPDLDQLFAGVARGMPAWRKAGPEAWVGVSLEILQRLNRRSFEIAYAVMHTTGQAFMMAFQAGGPHAQDRGLEAVAYAWDELRRIPKQATWEKPQGKNEPLRMEKRYTVVPRGVGLVIGCCTFPTWNGYPGLFASLATGNAVVVKPHPGAILPLAITVEVAREVLEEAGFDPNLVTLVANDPSERMASKLALRPEVRLIDFTGSTANGDWLERNAHQAQVYTEKAGVNQIVIDSTSDFKGMVRNIAFSLSLYSGQMCTAPQNIYVPKDGIDTPEGRVSFDQVAAAIGEAISKLTGDPAKAVELIGAIQNDGVVERIEASRALGEIVADSRALEHPEFRDARIRTPLVLKVDATDEAKIMQELFGPISFVVATDSTAHSIELAHRGAKTHGALTLSAYTTDAGVTESIRDAAEDAGVALSLNLTGGVFVNQSAAFSDFHATGANPAANASLSDAAFVANRFRVVQSRSHI